The genomic interval TATCCTAAACTACACTCTATTCTActtgggtttttaaaaaaaaagtgcatttgaaAACACACTGTATACTCTAAATAATTAAAATCACTTTGGCGCTGATGTACAAgtataaatgtttatttaagccaAGAAGACTAAACTGACCCCCTTACTTTGAATGAACAAGGTGCATTCAACATCCACCAACAACGCAGCATTTCAAATGTAGATTATAAAATGCCATCAATGGATTAAACGTAACCACAAAACCACTAGTTTACATTATGTTGCCAAAACAATCCTTGAATTGCTTTGCCCTCTgtacaaaaacagaaaatacgtatatttgttgttttttcctgaaACTATTgctataattataaaaaaaataatcacaaaatcGGCCAACCCTACTCATGAACgttcattgtttgttttttgtaagaGCATTTCAACTGGATACAATGATTTGATATACGAAATAAGTGGGTTGCGAGCTTTGTGACGGACTGATTGTAACAATGGCACttggacgttttgtcgaaagaagtttggtccccggatgtttggtccccggacgtttagtcgaccGGACTttaggtagaacggacggggcttcgaccggacgtttggtagaacggactctctctctctcatgattataattttgagagcaagagattagctggttgctcgctttcaacagtaaactctctgtctctctctctctcataatttgacagcgagtgaacccggcgaccaaacgtccggtcgaccaaacgtccagggaccaaacgtccggagaccaaacgtctttcgacaaaacgtccggtcacggtaacaATTAGTCAATCTATATTAATAACTTAAGGTGAATACAGTTGGACCTGTAGAGCaacggtccccaacctttttctcgtCACGGACCTGTAAAGCTCATTCTATTTTCTCACAGTCCGAataatggggagggcgacaacttaagacaaaattatgTGGGGGTGTGGTCGGTGCACGAACGACACccacaacagcaaaaaaaaaaaaacaagtcccaagcataatatcaattatttgttattattattataacaacttttctcatttcaaatagaagggcaagattgaaaacgttaatattttttactctgacggaccggcactaggTAGCTCGTGGACCAGTACCGGTCCAGGagccggtggttggggacctcTGCTGTAGAGAACATGTCTGGATTTGCAATTGCGGTGTGACATAAGACCCACGTTTTACGGTTCGCGGGGGTGCCCGAGCCTACCCTAAATGACTATGAGCTGTAATTGAACTGCTTGCCATCCAATAACAGTGAATAGGAAAATTAAAAAGTCAATGGAGGACAGTCGTACTTGTACATTTCATTATTCGTTTAAGCACGCTATGGGAGGTCAAGTATAAACTTAAATTCAGTGAAAATAACACAATAGCAACCATGTCTAGTTCTTTCACAGTTACTAGTTAACATGGGTGTTTACGTTTAGTAACAGATTATTCAGTCTGCTGCCAGGTCACCAATTTAGAATGAGTAAACCTGTTAACACGGTTGTAAAAGTGTGGTAGCGTCATGAACTAACAGCTAGAGTGACTGCACCGTAGAGCTAGCTTTTTTATCTTAATAGGTTCAAGTAGGCCTGCAAAAAAACGCGTTCAATGAAAACTTGAGCATTCGGTTTAACAATTAGCAGTGAGAAATTGTGAGAAATGTTCCAAAAGGATGCACACATTTATTGATCCAACATTCCCCCAAAAGCCCACATCTGGAATCAGGGAGCCAGTTAATCTGGGAACTACTTGAACTGCAGTACCGGTATTTAAAGTAGGCTTCACAAACACATGGGGCGAGTCTTTCAATCTTGGGTGTGAAAACATAGCAAACCTTGTTAGGAACTGTATGTCCAAACACTGGGAGGGGGGGGAATAGACGCGGTCATGTGATATAACGTAGAAGACAGCTTAGGTAGAGCGCCGAGAAAATGCATTAAAGAACAGCCTGGAGAAACAAGTgataatagtcatttttaaatgttagagaTGTTGAACCTGCATCTTCGGGTGTAATGCAGTGCGGTAGAGCCCAAATCCTCTTAAAGTCACTTTGCCCCCTCTATTAATTATAGTGTGTATGCATCAGTCACGCCATGGGTcacatctgtttttttccccccttgttcatcagattattattttttctatctTCTTACCGTTTTGAGCCGTGACGAAAGGCGACATCAAGTTGCCCAAAAGCACCAGGAGCAACATCACTGCACCAGGACGCATCCCGTCGTGGTCTCTCGCTcggccccccaaaaatgcaaaggGAGGGTGAGGGAAAGGAGGTGGGAAATGGATAATCTTATGTCAATCACCAGCCCGactaatgatgataataataatgatgttgGTGgtagtggaggaggaggaggtcaaAAAACACGCGCAGCATGGCAGCAGATTCCTTGATTTATGGTTGCAGGAATGGAGAGGGGGGGCAGCCGATGGGTGGTTCCCTTCTGTGGAAAAGGAAGGCGATGAATGGTGTGGAAGCGGCCGGCGGCTCTCAGGGATGCCGATGTGCGGCCATCGGCGGCGGAGAAGCCTCGTCGGATTGCAGAGGAggatagatagagagagggagggacgcAGGGAGggcgggagggagggatgggGGTGTCAGAGTGTAGTTGAGAAGATTCAAAGATGCGCACGTCCATGCGCATTAGCGCTCCTTGTCTCAGGACTTTAAAAGTCTGCGTAATTGCGCACGGATAGCCACCATTCCATCTTCCAGCACCGTCTAGCTTGTTGTTTATTTCACTGCCAGGTgcccctcttcctcctccatcatcttcCTCATGTTGTATTTTGAAGGGCGTGCGGGTTAGCGGCCACGTGACTTCCTCTACTTATGGCTCTACTCCCTCTCGTGCAATATTAATGCTGCAATCCGGTCGACAGAGATGATGAGGATGGCTTTCTCCAAGGCACTCACGTACATCTCAGTCATAACTGTGATAGGCAGAAACGCTCTGGCATTTTTGTACGGTTATTCATTGAATGTAATCGCTAAAGGTGCTCTGTGGCTGCTTGTGCAAGCATATCtccttgggaaaaaaatcaacatggcCTCCTGTTTAATCCCCTCTCTGCCCTTGTTCAATCTTTGCTGCCGTAAGGGCGACCTCGTGCGGTTATCAAGGCTAAGTgcacttttaaaacaaaaaaacttgacTGTGTGTAGAACCTTTAACATGACTTACTTATTAGCCTAGCCCCTTGGACTGGAATGGATCATTGGTATTTTAATTCCCTGGTGAAAGTTCATTTGCATTGTGTGTAAATTAAGTTACTACTTGCTTGGTCACTGAAGAAAATCATGGCTTAAATCTTTTTATTCCAACCGATGAAGAGGATTTTTACCAATCTCGTGTCTCAaaagtgcagtttttttgcattcaggTCCGTCTTGTTTCAGGAGAAGCTTCATTGGTCGAACTGACCGCCaagttgaaataaaatcctgcTCCCACTACCgcgctttgtggaatagtttggaaaaCCACTAACGCCAGTAGTGAGTGCTTCAAGAAATGCAATCCTCACATGTCTTTGTGCTTGACTCTGCAGCCCCCTTTTAGTTTGTTTAAAACGTAACCCCACCTGAAACCTGGTCCTGGCCAATTGCCTGCGGAATTGTGAGCCCCTCCTTTGTTCGAAGCCAATCAGAGTGGAAGTGCGGCATGTTGCCCGAGGGGGAGAATTTAGGGCTGCCCGTATTAATCACACATCACTTAGTTGTTGGCAATCTTTTCACAATGCAAAGACCCCCTTTTGTACTTTCCACAGCAACCGTCTTCATTTCTTGGGCCTATCTAGTATGGAAAGTCGACAACAATGGCTTACCAGGCTTAAAGATGAATTTAGCAACAGTCCCATTGTCTCCAACGTGGCCTTTGGGTTTATTCTCATGGGACTAGAGAAACTGGTTGAGCTGGAGTTCGAGTGTCCTTGCAGCCCGACCTGGAATGGCGTGTTTTCCTCCGCCTTCTTCATCATCCCGGCCGTCATGGCTTTCACTTTGATGCTCATCATCCAGGGCTGCCGCTGCAGCGTGTTGCTCTCTAGCGTAGTCCCCGCCATAGTGTGGCTCATTTTGCTCTTCCTGGATGGACAGTACTTTGCTTGCGCTATGACGGACTGGGAGGGCAGGTTTGTACTTGTGGACAGAGCGCCTCCTCAAAAGTGGTGCGAGCCAATAAGTGATGGAGCCGTCTCTCGGCAAGAACTCATGCTGCGCTCACAACAGCTCTTTGTTTTCTCTCAGGTGAGTGGACATCTTTTACTCTTTTTGTCTAGATGGCCGTAGTTTTATCTAATTTCGGTGAAATTTACCAGGACAGACAAGTTTTTTAGACTCAAATCATGTTATTTTAgacaaactggtcctcaaaagCCGTTGTGGGTGCAGatatttgttccaaccaatccagtaaaaaaagttTAACCATTTAGGTTTGCGGTGATTCTTAGTGCTTCGTGTATTGCAACCATACGGAGACCCACTGGCCATTATATTTTCTTGTGTATAGGTTCTAGGCATAGTCCTCCTCATTGTCATCTGTGTGGGGCTCGTCGTATACGTGATCAGACAAAGTTGCCGACAGGAAGTGGAGGAGCTGCAGGAGGCCGACGTCGCAGAGCTCACTGTCCTCAGGATGAGCTCTCTGCGGACCAGAACCTCGTGAGATGCTTTAGAATTAACTGCCCCCTTCAAAAGCTGTTTCTTAAAGACTAAACATGTGGAATGTCAGTTAACAGTTTTTCCCCAAGCAAGGATTCCGAGGCTGTTTTTCTCCAAGACCCAAATTAAACATTCCTGTCCAGGAACCCAATTACTATTGCTCAATACTTTGGCGTCATTCAGCTGAAGAGAGAACTCATGGTTATTTGAGTGCAATGGGAATGCTGCACAAACCAAAGACAAACCTGTAATAGAATAACagggaaaacaagaaaaatatttatgggGAAGTATCAGTAAATTTCTCCACATTCTGTAGTTCTGTACCTGATGACTTGTAAGTATGAGTGTCACAGGGATATTATCTGTTCCAgtatttaaagttgtttttatatatagatttttttaaataaatgaagttATTTTTGTAATAGTTACAGAGATTGTATACTTTATCGAACGTTAGTTTCAGTATTTCGCCTGCTGTATGTACGATATACAGAATATGCTTGTCTGGGTGGCGGCGTGCTTGAAGATAAGCTAcccgatggtgtagtggttcttccgcctgactttggtgcgggcagtctgggtttgattcccattcggtggcagtgtgattgagagcgtgagtggttgtctgtttcattgttccctgcaattggctggcaaccaattcagtgtgtctttCCCCTGCGGCCTGTGATTGACTGGGATGAGCTCCagaccccccgcgatccttgagaggataagcggtatagaaGATAAATCAACTAATCAATTTCAGAAAGACTGATTTGGGATTCCTGTATTCCTGAACCAATAAGGTCTGCATCAGGTCTCAAGAAACTTtgggataactttattcatgtttacctttttttgtaACACACACTTTGGAGTACAGACAGCCAAGACAGGCACCAAGAACGCCGAGGATAAGCAACACTAGAGCAGCCAAGCAAAGGAGGACATCTAAGGAATGATAGACGTACCACGGCATTTTATACGACTCAGTCCTGAGGTGAGCTGCGCCCTTGTGCCTCATGACAAACTCGATCCAGAAGAGAGCGTTGTCGAGCGGCGGGATGGGCTGATCACGGTGGAGCCTGCAAAGCTTCTGCATGTTGTCCTTATAGGAGGAATCCGTCAAGACTTCCTGGATTCCTCCGAAGAATATATCTTGATCCATGGAGAATATATCTAAGACTTTTCCCGCTCCCCTCACTTCGATCCTGAGCAGATTATCTCGCTGATCGAAAATGAGCGGGAGCCCGAGGATTGGAACGCCATGGTAAATAGCTTCCTGGACGCCGTTCGTCCCACCGTGAGCCACAAAGAGTTTTACCTTGGGATGTCCAAGCAAGTCATTCTGGGGCATCCAATCCACCAGGAGAGTGTTGTTGCCCAGAGTGGATGGTTTAGGACCTTTATACCTCCAGATGACCTTTTGGGGGAGCTTAGCGAAAGTAGCCGCAATCTCGTCCGCTAAATCCCTCGGAAGTTTCCCGATTAGAGTCCCCAGAGACATGATGATGAATCCGTGGTCTCCAGAACTTTGGACGAACGCCTCCAGGTGGTCCGGTAGCGGCTGGGCTGGTTTACACTGGAAGCCTCCCATGTAGATGACATTGGGCATGGTTGGTCGGGGAAACTCAAAGACAAAGTCCACTCTCATCAGCCACAGGTCTGCAGCTTGAAACAGGGCGTGGTAGTCTTCTTCAGGACCTAAATACTTTTGGAGGATGCCTTCATAAGGTGGCTTTATATACTTGGCTATTTGATAATTGCCaaagagaaacacaaaaacattgaGAACTCGTTGAAAAAAGCTCATCTTGTCCGAATGTTCTGTTCCCGTTATGGGCACGTAGGACAAAGGGGACGGTGCGATGGCAAAATGGCCTTCACCGTGGCTGGTCCATCTCACGTTGAAAACGAGAGGCAGCTTCAGGAAACGGGCGAGAATGACACCAGCCGGCAACCCGGGGTCTGTGAGAAGGAGATCGTACTTTTCCCTCTGGAGAGACTCCACCAAGGTTTTATTCTCAAAAACCCACGCCAGCAACTTGCTGGTTTTTTCGTGCATCTGCGAGACTTTTTCAGTTTGCTCCAATTCCAGTTTCAAACGATTCCAGAAGGATCTGCCCTCTCGCTGGATTTGCAGCAGCTGCTCCACGAACGTCACCAGAAAATCTTTGCTGAAGCCCGACTCCACGTCAAGCGTAATGGAGGTGTAGATGGGGGACTTCTCCTTGATGTACCAGCTGTCGTCAGTGCGAACGACATCGATGTGGTGACCTCTAGAATGCAGTCCCTCGATAATGACTTTCATGTTGACCCAGTGGCTTCCATCAACTGGAAAAACAAGCACCTTGCCGCCATACGATGAACTCACACACAGGGTGGAAAACAAGAGGTAGGCCCATAACATCTTCACTCTAAAATTAGGAAGAGTTGATTAATAATACATTTGATAACTGGTGTCATATCACATGTAAGCCAAACTTGAACTTGTGGAGCAAATGTTATTATTGTCTTGTGTGGACGCCGGGTCTTTAGGAGCGTTTTTATACGCTACCAAACACAGTCACTTGccctaaaatatatttcattttggtATCACACTAAAAAATCTCAACTTAACATATTTCAGTTGTAATTTACATTCTATAAAAATATCAAGTTTTCATTGCTTTTGCCACTtgctttttaaatcattcataCATTTCATTTAACAGTTTTTTCCCTGTATGTAATGAGAAACAAAataccattttaaaaatgtgaaacaatATAAATAGCAGCCTGGAAACAATTTAGGCACAAATTTAAATTGTGTCATTGTGTGTGGGAGCATTTTAATTATTCTGCCCTCATTGTAGGTTGCATTTACAAATATACATTGCATTATGTTAGGAATAAATAACATTACAGTAGTTGgtaataattgatttaaatgcAAGAGAAAGTGCATGCACAATTGTTCATTTTACTTAAATCCTGAATTATTTGGAACACTATTTACACTTGAACGCATCATCACCAACTTAATCAATAAAATGGAACATTGAGTGggctaacacacacacaaaagcataATTTCAGCTGATATAAAAAGTCGATATTACCTCATTTGACATCCAGCTTCGTTTGTCAGTCAAGAGATTCCCTTCCTACTAAAGTGTTCTGTTTGTCCTTGCAGTTCCTTCTCAAGTTGGACTTTGGCGTCGTTGTTTGATGCTCTTAAACTCTCCGCTTGAGATAACAGTAGGTCAAAGGGGGGAATTTGCTGGTGAAGTTGAACAATGTATATTGCGGATTGGTTGGTACGGCCTTAAGGTGTTGTCATGTGAAATGCTATCAGATTGGAATGTGATAGGTGTTGTAAAACAAAGTCCCTgtgcaattttgttttaaagacaAGTTTAAGAAGACatacacattttaatgtctTCTGGTTCTGTACAACCAGCCTGTATGGACTTAGcatctttaaaaataacaaatgttccatatgcaatttttttttaaatattttgtcatttacaaCTTCAGTTTAGGCTGTTTGCATCAAATAGCACATTTTGCCTCATTTGTTACCACTTTGTGCATATTAAACAAAGCTAAATTTAAAGGTAATGAATTATTCATAAAATGTCGTGCCGCGCGGAGATTTCCTCTTTGTATGAAATTGGataatatttgaatatttttattgattgCCCTAGGATATGAGACTAGCGTCTTCATCATATTGAAATAGAAAATGGATATGAAAATACAATggagcaaaggaaaaaaaaacattggtgagtggattttactttttttattctgTACAAAGTAAAGAATCaatgtcaaaaagcatttatcCAACCTATCTGATTATTCTGTGTGCACATAGATATTGATACCAACTTACGACTATAAATCAACACactcagtaaaaaaaagaaggaaaatatgACATTTCCCTGTTATTATGCTATACTTTCCATAGTTATTGGGGGAGGGCAAAACTATagaatttttccttttttctttatttgaaaattctctattttgttttataatacGATTTTATTAACTTTAttcagtaaaaatatatatatttagta from Stigmatopora argus isolate UIUO_Sarg chromosome 2, RoL_Sarg_1.0, whole genome shotgun sequence carries:
- the LOC144092323 gene encoding uncharacterized protein LOC144092323 produces the protein MESRQQWLTRLKDEFSNSPIVSNVAFGFILMGLEKLVELEFECPCSPTWNGVFSSAFFIIPAVMAFTLMLIIQGCRCSVLLSSVVPAIVWLILLFLDGQYFACAMTDWEGRFVLVDRAPPQKWCEPISDGAVSRQELMLRSQQLFVFSQVLGIVLLIVICVGLVVYVIRQSCRQEVEELQEADVAELTVLRMSSLRTRTS
- the LOC144092280 gene encoding UDP-glucuronosyltransferase 2B31-like; translated protein: MKVIIEGLHSRGHHIDVVRTDDSWYIKEKSPIYTSITLDVESGFSKDFLVTFVEQLLQIQREGRSFWNRLKLELEQTEKVSQMHEKTSKLLAWVFENKTLVESLQREKYDLLLTDPGLPAGVILARFLKLPLVFNVRWTSHGEGHFAIAPSPLSYVPITGTEHSDKMSFFQRVLNVFVFLFGNYQIAKYIKPPYEGILQKYLGPEEDYHALFQAADLWLMRVDFVFEFPRPTMPNVIYMGGFQCKPAQPLPDHLEAFVQSSGDHGFIIMSLGTLIGKLPRDLADEIAATFAKLPQKVIWRYKGPKPSTLGNNTLLVDWMPQNDLLGHPKVKLFVAHGGTNGVQEAIYHGVPILGLPLIFDQRDNLLRIEVRGAGKVLDIFSMDQDIFFGGIQEVLTDSSYKDNMQKLCRLHRDQPIPPLDNALFWIEFVMRHKGAAHLRTESYKMPWYVYHSLDVLLCLAALVLLILGVLGACLGCLYSKVCVTKKGKHE